In bacterium, a genomic segment contains:
- a CDS encoding molybdenum cofactor biosynthesis protein MoaE — MTIHIRLFAAFADFAGTRDLQWDYHPGITCDRLWKELQTKFPRMGGIPALFAIRDEYVSPDTELQDQDSLMIFPPVSGGAASFIYTTALSVDRALDAIRDENGGGEAIFIGRVRRWNEGKRIRHLYYECHVSMAENEIAKIVKEMQNKWPLRKVHVEHRIGKLEIGDIAVIVAVSAEHRKEAMDACRYGIDELKHRVPIWKKEVSEDGEEWIGACEESDR, encoded by the coding sequence ATCCATATAAGATTATTCGCTGCGTTCGCTGACTTCGCCGGGACGCGGGACCTACAGTGGGATTATCATCCTGGCATTACCTGCGATAGATTATGGAAAGAACTGCAAACGAAATTTCCGCGCATGGGAGGTATACCGGCGCTCTTCGCAATTCGGGATGAATATGTTTCGCCAGATACGGAACTTCAGGATCAGGATTCGTTGATGATATTCCCACCGGTCAGTGGCGGTGCTGCATCCTTTATTTATACAACGGCGCTTTCAGTGGACCGCGCGCTGGATGCGATCCGCGATGAGAATGGTGGCGGCGAGGCAATTTTTATCGGTCGTGTGCGGCGATGGAACGAAGGGAAGAGAATCCGCCATCTTTATTATGAGTGCCACGTTTCCATGGCGGAAAATGAAATTGCAAAGATCGTAAAAGAAATGCAAAACAAATGGCCCTTGCGGAAAGTGCATGTGGAGCACCGGATCGGAAAACTCGAGATTGGCGATATTGCTGTCATCGTTGCGGTTTCAGCGGAGCACCGGAAAGAAGCAATGGATGCTTGCCGGTATGGTATTGATGAGTTGAAACACAGGGTCCCGATCTGGAAAAAGGAAGTCTCAGAAGACGGCGAAGAATGGATCGGAGCTTGTGAGGAAAGTGACCGGTGA
- a CDS encoding M1 family metallopeptidase, with amino-acid sequence MRRLVLLLLLVLPLNTYAALEGTAWARVKREWPIRSQYDISLEVDTKNRSYKGRQKVVFTNRQKRSTNYVVFFVYPNDPGLTKSQKHYMTISNTVVNQEAAQIEEKGPYLRIPLGKELLQGHSVIIEFDFRSTVPEQKQSTDLFSQALDELKRMMDPKSQSETDYGVFSSGKDIINLGLWYPILAKYDKEGWDEEKYAGIGDVSYFDPADFKVAITVPAEYRVVTTGVEINRTPASNGNLTHTIDSPMSRDFEVELSRAFSEATQLKNKTTIRSFFLQQHSKSGLSVLESAAKAFEYFEQSFGRYPYTELDIVEAPLYGGAGGVEFPGLVTISSMLYQEDQQEVNDDVLKNLLAGNPVFGQLLEFVVVHEVAHQWWNAVVGSNSKKHPFIDEAMANYSAILYFEHYYGRKAAEQQMAMQMKVNYQMHRLLGGQDKPVLLPASSFQGPLEYAAIIYGKGALFFDHLRSLMGNAAFLSAARSYYQTYWFGIAGPDDFKKIAQKKSPAKGKAIEDLFQRWMNGVYGDEDIGPGTLDGVIKTVLSTNQDIPTERLDDLLKELDQILKQ; translated from the coding sequence ATGAGACGTCTGGTCCTTTTATTGCTTCTGGTCTTGCCGTTGAACACCTACGCGGCACTGGAAGGGACTGCATGGGCCAGGGTAAAGCGGGAATGGCCAATACGATCTCAATACGACATCTCGCTGGAAGTCGATACCAAAAACAGAAGTTATAAGGGGCGCCAGAAGGTTGTTTTCACAAACCGGCAAAAACGATCCACAAACTACGTTGTCTTCTTTGTGTACCCGAATGATCCCGGACTTACAAAATCTCAGAAACATTACATGACTATCTCTAATACTGTAGTAAACCAGGAAGCTGCACAGATTGAAGAAAAGGGACCTTACCTGCGGATTCCACTCGGCAAAGAGCTGTTACAGGGACACTCGGTGATCATTGAATTTGATTTTCGATCCACGGTACCGGAGCAAAAACAGAGCACCGATCTGTTCAGCCAGGCCCTCGATGAACTAAAAAGAATGATGGATCCGAAGAGCCAGTCAGAAACGGATTATGGCGTATTCAGCTCCGGCAAGGACATTATCAATCTGGGTCTGTGGTATCCGATTCTTGCGAAATATGACAAAGAAGGCTGGGATGAAGAAAAATACGCGGGGATAGGAGACGTAAGTTATTTCGACCCTGCAGATTTTAAAGTCGCGATCACTGTTCCTGCCGAATATCGAGTTGTGACAACCGGTGTTGAGATCAACAGGACACCGGCTTCAAACGGAAATCTGACACATACGATCGATTCACCCATGTCGAGGGATTTCGAAGTAGAGCTCAGCCGCGCGTTTTCAGAAGCGACTCAATTAAAGAACAAAACAACAATTCGATCTTTCTTTTTGCAACAGCACAGCAAAAGCGGTCTCTCTGTGCTGGAGAGCGCCGCGAAAGCTTTCGAATACTTTGAGCAATCTTTCGGACGTTATCCTTACACCGAACTCGATATTGTGGAGGCGCCGCTCTATGGAGGCGCGGGAGGCGTGGAATTTCCCGGACTCGTAACGATTTCCTCTATGCTTTATCAGGAAGATCAACAGGAAGTAAACGACGATGTATTGAAGAATCTGCTGGCGGGGAATCCAGTCTTCGGCCAGCTTCTCGAATTCGTCGTGGTTCATGAAGTAGCACACCAGTGGTGGAACGCAGTCGTAGGAAGCAATTCCAAGAAGCATCCCTTCATCGATGAAGCGATGGCTAATTATTCTGCAATTCTCTACTTTGAACACTATTACGGGCGAAAAGCCGCCGAACAGCAAATGGCGATGCAAATGAAAGTGAACTATCAGATGCATCGATTGCTGGGTGGTCAGGATAAGCCGGTGCTACTGCCCGCTTCCTCTTTTCAAGGTCCGCTGGAATACGCCGCGATTATATATGGTAAGGGCGCTTTATTTTTTGATCACCTCCGATCATTGATGGGAAACGCTGCATTTCTTTCAGCGGCCAGGAGTTACTATCAGACATACTGGTTCGGAATTGCCGGACCCGATGATTTCAAAAAGATTGCGCAAAAAAAATCGCCGGCAAAAGGCAAAGCTATCGAAGACCTGTTTCAGCGCTGGATGAATGGTGTGTATGGCGATGAAGATATCGGACCGGGCACGCTCGATGGTGTGATAAAGACGGTGCTATCTACAAATCAGGATATTCCTACGGAAAGATTGGATGATCTATTAAAAGAACTGGATCAGATTTTAAAGCAATAA
- a CDS encoding thiolase domain-containing protein, translating to MRGVSIIGMGKTRFGVFPDRSLKSLIAEAGKKALLDAKIDASMIQAFYLGNFAATGFNRQNHVAAYAATALGLPNVPCTRYEAACASSGAALREAVIAVGSGLYDFVLVGGVEKMNSVDTPRVTEYLAQAADWETEAKLGATFPSMFALMATRHMHEYGTTRQQISQVAVKNHANGAKNPDAHMQKEISLEKAANSTVLVAEPLNLYDCSLITDGAAALVVCASELAAQYAKTPVDVIGHGQASDSFCMYQKKDITRFEATIAAGRRAFEMANVSPNDIDVVEVHDCFTIAEIIAIEDLGFCKKGQGGPFTIEGMTAIGGKIPVNTSGGLKSKGHPVGATGVAQVAELVLQLRGEAGPRQVKDAEVALAHNLGGSGASCVVHILLRRA from the coding sequence ATGCGAGGCGTATCGATCATCGGAATGGGGAAAACAAGATTTGGAGTTTTTCCCGATCGTTCTTTAAAGAGTTTAATTGCGGAAGCGGGTAAGAAGGCTTTGCTGGATGCAAAAATTGATGCATCGATGATTCAGGCTTTTTACCTTGGCAATTTTGCTGCGACCGGTTTCAATCGTCAGAATCATGTGGCGGCGTATGCAGCCACGGCATTGGGATTGCCCAATGTTCCGTGCACACGATATGAAGCCGCGTGCGCTTCCAGCGGCGCTGCTCTGCGCGAAGCTGTGATTGCCGTCGGTTCAGGGTTGTACGATTTTGTCCTGGTCGGTGGCGTTGAAAAGATGAACTCGGTGGACACACCGCGAGTCACGGAATATCTGGCGCAGGCGGCGGATTGGGAAACCGAAGCTAAGCTGGGAGCCACATTCCCTTCGATGTTCGCCCTGATGGCAACGCGCCACATGCACGAATACGGCACCACCCGGCAGCAGATCTCGCAGGTGGCCGTGAAGAATCACGCCAACGGCGCGAAAAATCCGGATGCGCACATGCAAAAGGAAATTTCGTTGGAAAAAGCTGCGAATTCTACGGTATTAGTAGCGGAACCGCTGAATCTGTACGATTGTTCGTTGATCACTGACGGCGCTGCGGCGCTTGTTGTTTGCGCTTCGGAGCTTGCCGCGCAGTACGCGAAAACGCCGGTGGATGTGATCGGGCATGGCCAGGCTTCCGACTCCTTCTGCATGTACCAGAAGAAAGACATCACGCGTTTTGAAGCAACTATTGCAGCGGGCCGCAGAGCTTTTGAAATGGCAAATGTTTCTCCGAACGACATCGATGTTGTAGAAGTGCATGATTGTTTTACGATTGCGGAGATCATTGCGATCGAAGATCTGGGCTTTTGCAAAAAAGGGCAGGGGGGCCCCTTCACCATAGAAGGTATGACGGCGATCGGTGGAAAAATTCCGGTCAATACCAGCGGGGGCCTCAAATCCAAAGGGCATCCGGTAGGAGCAACCGGTGTGGCTCAGGTAGCAGAGCTCGTGTTGCAATTGCGCGGGGAAGCTGGTCCGCGCCAGGTGAAGGATGCCGAAGTCGCTCTGGCGCACAATCTTGGCGGTAGCGGCGCCAGCTGTGTTGTGCACATTTTGCTAAGGAGGGCTTAA
- a CDS encoding OB-fold domain-containing protein: MQITIRTCPVCGNKYLDDVDLCPSCLNVTPTERAQINGAGKIYSFSRVHVAPEQFKSIVPYYLAIIDLDEGPRLMARLQTQEGDHVRIDAPVELISVENGYVFALK; this comes from the coding sequence ATGCAGATAACCATACGCACCTGTCCGGTTTGCGGGAACAAATACCTGGATGATGTGGATCTGTGTCCCTCCTGTTTGAACGTGACTCCCACTGAACGCGCGCAGATCAACGGTGCAGGCAAGATCTACAGCTTTTCGCGAGTGCATGTTGCGCCGGAACAATTCAAAAGCATAGTTCCCTACTATCTTGCAATCATCGATCTGGATGAGGGCCCACGTTTGATGGCTCGCCTGCAGACTCAAGAAGGAGATCATGTTCGCATCGATGCGCCGGTGGAGCTTATCTCGGTCGAAAACGGTTACGTGTTTGCGCTGAAATAG
- a CDS encoding methyl-accepting chemotaxis protein: protein MNKTSTIHSLRAKILLFAALPVVLILTAVIGLLVTSSYRHQIQETLVRINLETAKAAREIERGSLEAVTIAHTMALAQENGLFGSRSESILYARRILEKHPNLTGAYFGYEPNADGNDQVFLTKAIAQEKSATDKTGRFLPYWFRDKDDPSIILMNPLIDMEKSFYYQGVKNKINEIPETHNIALATELSIHYIGQKNQNETSDSNIMVTEPYDYEGKLIVEQTYPIVRNGKFVGIAGVDRSLTQVAEFLQQLKPFRTSDFILISQRGRIISATMDSALNTKRIEDTPYSNVLLEFYNEKYDSQARLMVDPVKFEEYYYDASKIPTGNWTLVMRVSRAEILVPIMTQFRRSSGIAIVGLVFIFVILVWLANSVTRRLAVAVRLADQVAAGDLKAEVSVSGNDETATLLRAIQSMIENLNALIGQVKQSSVELLSAASDITNAARNQQEGVNHFGSSTSQIATALTEIAATSRELTRSMENVNRLATETGAQAVSGRGSLDGMASTMDALQDATSSISSRLTTIREKANNINSIIKTITKVADQTNLLSLNASIEAHKAGDYGLGFSVVANEIQRLADQSAVATLDIEKIVKEMHDAVSAGVTEMERFIRQVSQGVTTIAKVNEVLGSIIKQVEHISPQFEVINRSMQSQLQGTQHIKDAVLQLNDVARDTQRSLQQFDSATSRLHHTVDGLRLEVSRFKVE, encoded by the coding sequence TTGAACAAGACTTCCACCATACACAGTCTTCGCGCTAAGATTCTTTTGTTTGCCGCATTGCCGGTGGTCCTGATCCTGACGGCGGTGATCGGCCTTCTCGTCACCAGCTCTTACCGGCATCAAATCCAGGAAACCCTCGTAAGGATCAATTTGGAAACCGCGAAGGCGGCTCGTGAAATAGAACGAGGGAGCCTGGAAGCAGTTACCATCGCTCACACCATGGCGCTCGCTCAGGAGAATGGTTTATTCGGCAGCCGGTCCGAATCGATCCTCTATGCCCGCAGGATTCTTGAAAAGCACCCGAACCTTACGGGAGCGTACTTCGGTTACGAACCAAATGCCGATGGCAACGATCAAGTGTTTCTCACAAAAGCGATTGCTCAAGAAAAAAGTGCAACCGACAAAACAGGTCGTTTCCTTCCTTACTGGTTTCGAGACAAGGACGATCCTTCAATCATCCTCATGAATCCTCTGATCGATATGGAGAAAAGCTTCTATTACCAGGGAGTCAAGAACAAGATTAATGAAATTCCCGAGACGCACAATATCGCCCTGGCGACGGAGCTCAGCATTCATTACATCGGACAGAAAAACCAGAATGAAACTTCTGATTCCAACATCATGGTAACCGAACCCTATGATTATGAAGGGAAACTAATCGTTGAACAGACTTATCCCATTGTCCGGAACGGGAAGTTCGTGGGAATAGCAGGAGTTGATCGCTCACTCACGCAGGTGGCCGAGTTTCTTCAACAATTGAAACCTTTTCGAACTTCTGATTTTATCCTGATCAGCCAGAGAGGAAGAATCATTTCGGCCACGATGGATTCTGCGCTGAATACGAAAAGGATTGAGGACACTCCCTACTCAAATGTTTTGCTTGAATTTTACAACGAGAAGTATGATTCCCAGGCGCGATTGATGGTGGATCCCGTTAAATTCGAAGAGTATTACTATGATGCTTCAAAGATCCCTACCGGGAATTGGACTCTAGTTATGCGAGTTTCCCGCGCCGAGATTTTGGTTCCGATAATGACACAATTCCGAAGGTCATCGGGAATCGCGATAGTAGGTCTTGTCTTTATCTTTGTGATACTTGTCTGGTTGGCCAACTCAGTTACCCGCCGGCTTGCAGTTGCCGTTCGACTCGCTGATCAAGTAGCGGCAGGCGACCTGAAAGCCGAAGTGTCTGTCTCGGGAAACGATGAAACTGCGACATTGCTTCGCGCCATCCAAAGCATGATCGAGAATCTGAACGCTTTAATCGGACAGGTAAAGCAATCCTCGGTTGAGCTACTTTCGGCAGCAAGCGATATCACAAATGCGGCAAGAAATCAGCAGGAAGGCGTAAATCACTTCGGCTCTTCAACCAGCCAGATTGCCACTGCGCTCACCGAGATAGCCGCTACTTCACGGGAGCTAACGAGATCGATGGAAAATGTAAATCGTTTAGCAACCGAAACCGGCGCCCAGGCTGTGTCCGGCCGCGGAAGTCTGGATGGAATGGCCTCCACCATGGATGCTCTCCAGGACGCAACTTCTTCCATCTCCTCCCGACTCACAACAATCAGGGAAAAGGCAAACAACATTAATTCCATTATCAAAACCATTACCAAGGTGGCGGATCAAACAAACCTGCTTTCGCTAAATGCGTCGATCGAAGCCCATAAGGCCGGTGATTACGGACTTGGCTTTTCGGTCGTGGCCAATGAAATACAAAGGTTAGCTGATCAGTCAGCCGTCGCAACTCTGGATATTGAAAAAATCGTGAAAGAAATGCACGACGCGGTCTCAGCAGGTGTAACGGAAATGGAACGCTTTATCCGGCAGGTGAGTCAAGGTGTAACCACAATAGCCAAAGTAAATGAGGTTCTGGGCAGTATCATAAAACAGGTAGAGCATATCAGCCCACAATTCGAGGTTATCAACAGGAGTATGCAATCGCAATTGCAAGGGACACAACATATCAAGGATGCAGTACTGCAATTGAACGATGTGGCTCGCGATACCCAAAGATCACTGCAGCAATTCGACAGCGCAACATCAAGACTTCACCACACGGTTGACGGGTTGAGATTGGAAGTTTCACGCTTCAAGGTTGAGTAG
- a CDS encoding TetR/AcrR family transcriptional regulator yields the protein MARPVTKLNDIERTAMRLFAARGITGITIKNIAAEAGCAEGALYRHYSGKEELAWRLFQREVESFGARVRALWKGSRSIAKKLEEGIELFYRFFDEDPDLFSFILLSQHNFPVHKKLRKDLNPETLVFELVEEAKSSGQFKIEDTRLGAAMLYGLVLEPATLVAEKKLKGPLSRYIPEVTKAAFRMLGGK from the coding sequence ATGGCGAGACCGGTTACGAAACTAAACGACATTGAAAGGACGGCGATGCGCCTGTTTGCCGCGCGAGGGATCACAGGGATCACGATCAAAAATATTGCTGCAGAAGCGGGATGCGCGGAAGGTGCGTTGTACCGTCATTACAGCGGTAAAGAGGAACTCGCCTGGCGCCTTTTTCAGCGTGAAGTGGAATCCTTTGGCGCCCGCGTGAGAGCTCTCTGGAAAGGATCCAGGTCTATCGCAAAAAAGTTAGAAGAAGGCATCGAATTGTTTTACCGCTTCTTCGATGAAGACCCGGATCTTTTTTCTTTTATTTTGCTTTCTCAACATAATTTTCCAGTTCATAAAAAACTGAGAAAGGATTTGAATCCTGAAACTCTGGTTTTTGAACTTGTTGAAGAAGCAAAGAGCTCAGGACAGTTCAAGATTGAGGACACTCGACTTGGCGCTGCTATGTTATATGGACTGGTTCTGGAGCCGGCCACTCTGGTAGCCGAAAAAAAATTAAAGGGTCCTCTCTCGCGGTATATACCTGAAGTTACGAAAGCCGCATTCCGTATGTTGGGTGGGAAGTAA
- a CDS encoding 1-acyl-sn-glycerol-3-phosphate acyltransferase: protein MFYQRSMMAALLVSALKWLIRGLLRVFFGFKVRDIENIPIRGSYLVCPNHLSDIDPLLLYSILPDNTLYIAYEKNFRVPPLSWIIRYARVLLTSRGGKIPGCLVNALHGIQRGMNVCLFPEGGRTITGKLMEPRDGAGILSTQTDAPIIPVLIEGSQNLLSRLRPGFRLCSIRATIGKPLHPQGKECREVLDDWKRAIHGLREVYS from the coding sequence ATGTTTTATCAACGTTCGATGATGGCAGCACTTCTGGTTTCGGCATTGAAGTGGCTGATTCGGGGTCTGTTAAGAGTCTTTTTTGGATTCAAAGTGCGAGACATTGAGAACATTCCGATACGGGGGTCCTATCTCGTTTGTCCGAATCATTTGAGTGATATCGATCCACTTCTACTTTATTCGATCCTTCCCGATAATACGCTCTACATTGCGTACGAGAAAAATTTTAGGGTGCCTCCTCTTTCCTGGATCATCCGCTATGCGCGAGTGCTACTTACAAGCCGCGGTGGAAAAATTCCCGGTTGTCTGGTGAACGCACTTCACGGAATCCAACGCGGCATGAACGTTTGCCTATTTCCGGAGGGTGGAAGGACGATTACGGGTAAGTTGATGGAGCCACGCGATGGCGCGGGCATTCTTTCCACGCAAACGGATGCTCCTATCATTCCTGTTTTGATTGAGGGTTCGCAGAACCTCCTTTCGCGTCTGCGTCCCGGTTTTCGTCTTTGCAGCATTCGAGCAACGATCGGGAAGCCATTGCATCCTCAAGGCAAGGAATGTCGCGAAGTTTTGGATGATTGGAAGAGAGCAATCCACGGGCTTCGCGAGGTGTATTCATGA
- a CDS encoding FAD-dependent oxidoreductase, producing MITRSEKWDLLRNNVFDVAIIGGGINGASVYHSLCSKGYKVLLVDKGDFSSGTSQASAMMAWGGLL from the coding sequence ATGATTACACGATCTGAAAAATGGGATCTTCTCCGCAATAACGTTTTTGATGTAGCGATCATTGGAGGAGGGATCAACGGCGCCTCCGTTTACCATAGTTTGTGTTCGAAGGGGTATAAAGTCTTGCTGGTTGATAAAGGCGATTTCTCCAGTGGAACAAGTCAGGCATCCGCGATGATGGCGTGGGGCGGCCTGCTTTAG
- the trxA gene encoding thioredoxin, whose amino-acid sequence MKEVAKYRNFPREEPDFEQKVLKASLPVIVDFWAEWCGPCKALAPHVDSVEKEFQDRVVVYKVNIDEEVDIASFYKIQAIPTLVFFNNGEEVDRIVGVIPKEEISARLKHCCLEPGSVPVD is encoded by the coding sequence CTGAAGGAGGTAGCGAAGTACAGGAATTTTCCCCGCGAGGAACCTGACTTCGAGCAGAAAGTCCTCAAGGCGAGCCTGCCCGTGATTGTGGATTTTTGGGCGGAGTGGTGCGGGCCCTGTAAAGCACTCGCTCCGCATGTTGATTCGGTGGAAAAGGAATTTCAAGATAGAGTTGTCGTTTACAAAGTCAACATTGATGAAGAGGTTGATATCGCATCGTTTTATAAGATTCAGGCAATCCCCACATTAGTGTTCTTTAACAATGGAGAAGAGGTCGACCGGATCGTTGGCGTTATTCCCAAGGAAGAGATTTCTGCCCGATTGAAACACTGTTGTTTGGAACCAGGTTCAGTTCCTGTCGATTGA
- a CDS encoding metallophosphoesterase has product MKIQKTWIFMLVVLGLAAFAAEEPERISITGTVFVDDNGNGKRDNGEPPLKAVVVSNQVDVSISDETGSYNLKTPIEQNLLFVSIPDCYQPVGSFWKRVDTGKKKQRIDFPLQKTNSVKEFQFVHASDTHISQESFVRTEKLQELIRSVKPAFVLITGDLVKDALRVSEQEARGYYELFLKGIQNAPAPIFTVPGNHEIFGIERHLSSISPGHPMYGKKMYRHYLGPNYYSFNYGGIHFIGMDSVDVDDLWYYGHLDQVQLDWLKKDLESIPVSRPVVTFNHIPLASAAENLSGYREDPPAPTLIKVNGQTVFRHVVSNAEAVLTELRKHPFPLALGGHMHMRESLTYETEKGKTRFHQSAAVVGPSSMAGMQLPSGITVYRVRDGVIDEGTFISIDRN; this is encoded by the coding sequence TTGAAAATACAGAAAACGTGGATTTTTATGCTCGTTGTCCTCGGGCTTGCTGCTTTTGCTGCAGAGGAGCCGGAGCGGATTAGCATCACCGGGACAGTCTTTGTTGACGATAATGGAAACGGCAAACGAGACAACGGGGAGCCGCCACTGAAAGCAGTGGTAGTCTCAAATCAGGTGGATGTTTCGATCAGCGATGAAACGGGTTCATACAATCTAAAAACTCCCATAGAACAAAACCTTCTCTTCGTGAGCATTCCGGATTGTTATCAACCGGTTGGATCCTTCTGGAAGCGAGTCGATACGGGGAAGAAGAAACAGCGAATTGATTTTCCACTTCAAAAGACAAATTCAGTCAAAGAATTTCAATTCGTGCATGCGTCCGATACTCACATCAGTCAGGAGAGTTTTGTCCGAACCGAGAAACTTCAGGAACTTATTCGTTCCGTCAAACCTGCTTTCGTTTTAATCACTGGTGATCTGGTCAAGGACGCGCTTAGAGTTTCGGAACAGGAAGCGAGGGGTTATTACGAACTCTTTCTGAAAGGAATTCAGAATGCGCCTGCGCCCATCTTTACCGTTCCGGGAAATCATGAAATTTTCGGAATCGAACGCCATCTGTCGTCGATAAGCCCCGGCCATCCCATGTATGGAAAGAAAATGTATCGCCACTATCTCGGACCGAATTATTATTCGTTTAATTACGGAGGAATTCATTTCATCGGCATGGACTCCGTGGACGTTGATGACCTCTGGTACTACGGACATCTGGATCAAGTTCAGCTGGACTGGTTAAAAAAGGATCTCGAATCCATTCCGGTCAGCCGGCCGGTCGTCACCTTTAATCACATACCGCTGGCGAGCGCAGCGGAAAACCTGTCAGGATACAGAGAGGATCCGCCGGCACCGACTCTCATCAAAGTGAACGGGCAAACCGTTTTTCGTCACGTTGTATCGAACGCCGAAGCGGTTTTAACTGAACTGAGAAAACATCCTTTCCCGCTTGCTCTTGGTGGCCATATGCATATGAGGGAAAGTTTGACTTACGAAACAGAGAAAGGGAAAACACGTTTTCATCAATCGGCAGCAGTTGTAGGCCCGAGTTCCATGGCAGGAATGCAGTTACCATCAGGAATCACAGTTTATCGCGTCCGCGACGGTGTGATTGATGAAGGTACTTTTATCTCAATCGACAGGAACTGA
- the rpsU gene encoding 30S ribosomal protein S21 — protein sequence MAEVIVQDGESLESALKRFKRKVQQEDIIKEIKKHSFYLKPGEKKRAKQASARKRLRRKLRRQST from the coding sequence TTGGCTGAAGTAATCGTTCAAGATGGTGAATCGTTGGAATCTGCGCTGAAACGTTTCAAGCGCAAAGTCCAACAGGAAGACATCATCAAAGAAATTAAGAAGCATTCCTTTTATCTGAAGCCCGGCGAGAAAAAGAGAGCCAAACAGGCTTCTGCCCGGAAGCGATTGCGTCGCAAACTCCGCAGGCAATCCACTTAA
- the icd gene encoding isocitrate dehydrogenase (NADP(+)): MSYDQLKELNTGGKIKVNAGKVEVPDEPIIPFVEGDGIGRDITKATQRVVNAAIEKSYRGKRKIHWWEIYAGDKAQEKYSEMLPKDTLRAVEDYKVVIKGPLTTPVGGGFRSLNVTLRQVLDLYGCVRPVKYYPGVPSPVRQPEKMNVVIFRENTEDVYAGVEWKAESEQARKVLGWINENMGTKIRPESGVGIKPISKFASQRLVRMAIQYALRHKKKSVTLVHKGNIQKFTEGAFRDWGYELARTEFADTTIAEEQLGQQSAGEAGEKVVMKDRIADSMFQQILTRTEEYDVIATTNLNGDYLSDACAAQVGGLGIAPGANIGDEAALFEATHGTAPKYADKDMVNPGSLLLSAVMMLEFMGWQEAADSIEAAFTKTIQQKKVTYDLARQTEGAIELKTSEFATAIIENF, translated from the coding sequence GTGTCGTACGATCAACTAAAAGAACTGAACACGGGCGGCAAAATCAAAGTCAATGCAGGTAAAGTCGAGGTCCCTGATGAGCCGATCATTCCCTTTGTCGAAGGGGATGGGATTGGAAGAGACATTACGAAAGCGACTCAACGCGTGGTGAATGCGGCCATCGAAAAATCCTACCGTGGCAAGAGGAAAATCCACTGGTGGGAAATATATGCAGGGGACAAAGCCCAGGAAAAATACAGCGAAATGCTGCCGAAGGATACACTGAGGGCCGTTGAGGATTACAAGGTAGTCATCAAAGGTCCATTGACGACCCCCGTGGGTGGCGGTTTTCGGAGTTTGAATGTTACATTGCGACAGGTCCTGGATTTATATGGATGCGTGCGTCCTGTAAAGTACTATCCCGGCGTTCCTTCTCCTGTCCGGCAACCGGAAAAAATGAATGTTGTGATCTTTCGTGAAAACACTGAAGATGTTTACGCCGGTGTGGAATGGAAAGCGGAATCCGAACAGGCCAGGAAAGTGCTTGGTTGGATTAATGAAAATATGGGCACCAAAATTCGTCCGGAATCAGGTGTCGGAATTAAACCGATCTCAAAATTTGCAAGCCAGCGTTTGGTTCGGATGGCGATTCAATATGCGCTCAGACACAAGAAAAAAAGTGTGACGCTGGTTCACAAAGGCAACATTCAAAAATTCACGGAAGGCGCATTCCGGGATTGGGGTTACGAGCTTGCGCGCACAGAATTTGCGGACACGACAATCGCCGAAGAGCAACTGGGACAACAATCGGCCGGCGAAGCGGGTGAAAAGGTTGTGATGAAAGACCGCATTGCAGATTCGATGTTTCAGCAAATTTTGACACGGACCGAGGAGTATGACGTTATTGCTACAACAAACTTGAACGGCGACTACCTTTCCGACGCCTGCGCGGCGCAAGTTGGCGGACTCGGCATTGCCCCCGGCGCAAACATTGGCGACGAAGCTGCTTTATTCGAAGCGACTCATGGAACAGCGCCAAAATATGCGGACAAAGATATGGTTAACCCGGGTTCTCTTTTACTGTCCGCGGTAATGATGCTTGAATTTATGGGGTGGCAGGAAGCCGCGGATTCGATCGAAGCCGCATTTACAAAAACCATTCAACAGAAAAAAGTCACGTACGATCTGGCACGGCAAACGGAAGGAGCCATTGAGCTGAAAACTTCCGAGTTTGCGACTGCCATCATTGAGAATTTCTAA